The DNA segment CATTTCGGCGCGTTTGCGGTCCGCCATTCCGAAAAAGAAAAAAGGCTGAAAGGGTATCTTTACATCGAACCGATTTTGCACTGGACTTCCTATCAGGACTGGACGACAGGATCGTTTGTCGATTTCGGAAATGCATTGCAATTTGCGACTGAACGGATCTATCAAGATCATTCCCCTTTAAAAATTTATACTGTGACCGTCTCCGAGATGATACCGCATATACACTTTCACCTGATTCCGAGATACACGGAAGAACTCAAGGGAGTGGATTATATTCGGCTTGCGCTTCAGGGAAAACTTCCCGACTCGAGCTATATTCGAGATTTATAATATTTTTAGTAAGTTAAAATTTGGAGGATACGATGAAAACATGGAAATTGAGAACTGTGCTGTTGTTGGCGTTGGTTTCTTTGGTGACGAGCGGTTGTATTTATAGAGGAATTCGAATTCCCGGACTCGGAACGAATCACACCCAATACGTGATTTCTTCGGATGATTTTCAGATTTTGGGAACCGTCGAAGCCGAAGGGATTTATACGGATTGGTTTCTATTGGTCTTAACCGGTGAAACCGGATACAAGGAATTGGTCGACAAATCCAAAACCTTGGGTGGAGATGAGATCATGAATTACCGTTTTGAGATCGAAGAAACCAGTATTCTCTTTTTTGTTTGGAATCGAATCAAATGGAAGGCGACCGCACACGCGATCAAATACAGAGAAAAAATCAAGAAGCCTTGATGGAAACAATACTCCGGAAATTTTTTGGAGTCTAAAAGGATAGAATGCATACAGACAAAGCCCACCTCATTCTGGAAGCAGGACTTTCCAGAAAAGCAGATTTCGTAGAAATATTTGAAGAAGAAACAAGATCCTCTTCCGTAAGTTTAAGAGATCGTAAAATCGAACAAAGTTTTGCAGGAATTGATTACGGAATTGGAATCCGATTGATCTATGGAACCGACGTTCTTTACGCACATACAAACAACGAAGATTCGGAACATCTCATTTCGTTGATCGATCTTCTTGCCGATTCGAGAGGTGCCGCCAAAGGCGCAGGACAGGCCTTTGTTCTTCGAGGTGATATCAAGACGCCGAATTTTCCCGCAAACATTCGAGATCCTCGGAAAGTGACCCCGGATGAAAAATTGGAATTATTATTCAGAGCGGATCAAACCGCGCGCGGAACTTCTTCCAACATCGTTCAAGTAAGCGCTTCCGCATCGGATTCCGTTTCTAAGATAGGAATTTACAATTCGGAAGGATTGGCCTTGGAAGACTTGCGGGTTCGGAGCCGATTTAGCATCAACGTAGCCGCGGAAAAAGAGGGGGAACGATTTGTTGCCTCCGAAAATCCGGGAGCAAAAAAGGGATTCGAATTTTTTAGCAATCTCCCGATTGAACAACTTTCTAAAACGGCCGCGGAAAGGGCTTTGCTTATGTTATCCGCCGGATACATCCAAGGTAAAAAAATGCCGGTCGTGATGGGGAACGGTTTTGGAGGGGTAATCTTTCACGAAGCCTGCGGACATCCCTTGGAAACCGAAGCCATTCGCAAAAAGTCTTCTCCTTTTGTGGGAAAGTTAGGCGAAACCATCGGACAATCCTGTCTGACCGCGATTGACGACGGAACGATTCCGGATTCTTGGGGAAGTATTTCCGTGGATGACGAAGGATCGGCGCCGCAGAAGACGGTTTTGATCGAGAATGGAGTTTTAAAAAATTATCTTTCCGATCGAATCGGAGCCGAAGAAGTGGGAGTTCCTAAAACGGGAAGCGCTCGTAGAGAAAGTTATATGTATGCTCCCGTTTCCAGAATGAGAAACACTTACATCGCAGCGGGTACCGATTCTTTTGAATCCATGTTGGCGGGTGTGGAATACGGACTTTTTGCAAAGAAGATGGGCGGAGGTTCCGTAAATCCATCCACGGGAGAATTTAATTTTTCAGTAGAAGAAGGATATGTGATCCGAAACGGCAAAATCGCGGAACCTGTCAGAGGAGCGACTTTGATCGGAAAGGGGGACGAGATTCTTCCCAAGATCAGCATGGTAGGAAACGATCTCGAATTGGCTGCGGGAATGTGCGGCGCCGCGTCGGGTTCTGTTCCGGTTACGGTGGGGCAACCTTCCTTGAAAGTGGACGAGATTCTCGTGGGAGGCCGTTCTTGAATTTGGATCAATCCGTCGAATACGTGTTAGACGAATGCAAACGAAAAGGTTTGGGCCAATTCGATCTCGTGGGTGCGGAATCCAAAGACGTGGGAATCGAGCTTTTTAAAAAAAGAGTCAGCAATACTGAACTTTCCAATTCCAGGGGAATCGGAATCCGTCTGATTCAAAACGGCAAACCCGGTTATTCTTACAGCGAAAAATTATCCCAGGAAGCCCTATCCCAAATGGTGGAAGACGCGATCGCACAGGCGAAAATTTCCGATGTGTTGGATATCGATCTTCCCGGTCCTTCCAAACTTCCTGAAATTCCGATCCGCTCTTATGAAGAATCTTTAGAATCCCTCGGTTTCGAATGGTTGAAATCCACGGGAGAGAAGTTGGACGATTTGGCGTGGTCCGTAGGAGATAAGATCGAAAACGTTCCGTATTCGTATGCGGGTAAAACCTGGAGCCGATTTATATTAGCAAATTCGAATGGATTGTATCACAGTGAAAAATCGAATCTGATTTCCGCTGGAGTTGCGTTAGTCGCAACCGATGGAAAGTCGAAGAAGATGGGCGGGTATACACGATCGGGTTTGGACGTGGAAAAAATTCAACCAGAGTTTATCGTTTCCACCGCAACCGAACGTTCTTTGGCGCTTTTGGGGGCTGAACCCGTCAAAAGCGGAACGTATCCTGTTGTTCTTTCAAACAGAATCAGTCCTCAGATTTTTGGAATGTTCTCGTCTCCGTTTTCCGCGGACAGCGTTCAAAAAGGACTTTCCAGACTGGAAGGAAAGGTAGGCTCGCAGATCGCGTCTTCCAACTGGAACGTTTTCTGCGATCCCCACGTGATCGATTATCCCGGTTCCCGGCTTTTGGACGCGGAAGGAATTTTAACGAAGAAGAAGTCCATCATCCAAGACGGAGTTTTGCAGACGTATCTTTATAATTTGGAATCGGCGAAAAAGGCGGGTGTGACCCCCACCGGAAATGCGGTTCGTTCGTATGGGGGAAGGGTCGGCACTTCGTTTCATAATTACGTGGTTCCGAAAGGAAACGACTCTCTTGAGGAGTTGCTGGCACGTTATCCGGAATGTATCTACATTCTCAAATTGGAAGGCGGATCGGGATGCAGCGCCGTCTCCGGGGAAATTTCGATCGGGGTGCAAGGCTTTTATTATAAAAACGGAAAGCCCGTTCATCCGGTGGATAGAATTACAATGAACTTGAATTTTTTTGATCTCCTTTTTCGAATCGAGGGAATTTCAAACGAATACAACGATTCTTATTCTTCTATAAAGATTCCGGACATTCTGATCCGTGAAGCGAGCATTGCTGGTTAATTTTTGAACTCAGGATCGTATTCAGAGTGGACCCTTGAGTTTTGTCGCTTTCTAAACTCAGCACATTACTTCCTATGGGTCGTAATGTAGGGCGCTCATCTCATCTACGATGAGAACCATCCTTATGTTTCGACCAAGAGGGGGAAACATTGAGTTTAAACGCTTCGCTGCCTTTTGGTTATCTCGCTTCCTGGAGCAACTCAACGCAACACGTCGCTCGATAGAATTTGCTTGCATCGTTTTTGAGATCGAGCTTTTCTTTCTGAAACAAACTATTGTTCGGGAGAAAACCTTGCATTTCCTCATACATTTCCTTTCTACAACCCGCGCTCTTTTTCAAAATTCACGGTTTCGATTTCGAAAAAAAGGAAGCCTGCGAAGTTTTTGTTTTATAATTTTTATACTCTTTGCGGGAAGTTTGAGCGCTCAGGTTCAGATCGAATTCAACCCGACCGGAGAAGTAAAAAGACCGTCTCAAATCCGGGCGCGATTTTCGGAATCCATGATTCCATTAGGAAATCCTAAATTTTCTTTGTATCCGTTTGAAATCCGTTGTCCTGTAAAAGGCACGGAACGCTGGGTCGACGATAAAAACTGGGTTTTGGAATTCCATTCCCCGCTTCCAGGAGGAGTGGAATGCAGTTTTGAAACAAAAAAGATCAAATCGATTTCCGGAAATTCTCCGAAAGAGGGGGAACGTTTTTCCTTTTATACCGGCGGTCCCGAGATGGAATCGTCTTCGCCTTACGCGGGCGGAGTCATTGACGAGGAGCAGATTTTTGTTCTCGACCTGGATTCGGAAGTGGATCTTTCTTCTGCGTCCGATCATCTTTACTTTGTAGCCGAGGGAATTCGTGAAAAGATCGGATTTAGCATCGTGAGCGACCAGTCCCTGGAAAAAAAAATTCTCAAAGCCAGTTATCGGGAAGAAATAAAAAGTCCGACAACAATTTTGCTCAAACCCGATCAAAAATTTCCGAGTGGTAAAAAGGTTTATCTCATACTGGAACAAGGACTCAAATCCAAATCCGGAATCGTCAGAAGTTCCACAAGAAAAATTGAATATACGGTTCGAAAGCCGTTTCTGGCGGAATTCAGTTGCAGTCGAGTCAACGCAAAGGCGGCTTGTATTCCCTCTCTTCCTTTTTACGTAACGTTTACCGCCCCGGTCGCGGTGGAAACTCTTAAAAAAATTCAGCTACAAACCGCCGATGGAAAACTAATTCCAGCAAAGGTAAATTCCGAAGACGGAAATTACAATTACGGAGTGAGTTTTCCGGCTCCGATCCAGCCGAAATCCAAATTTCAAGTCCTTCTTCCTTCAGCGATAAAAGACGACGCGGAGCGTTCTCTCTCCAATCAATCTTCCTTTCCTCTGAGTGTTTCTACGGAGGATTATCCGCCTCTGCTAAAATTTTCCGCGAAGTTTGGAATTTTGGAGCGTTTTCCGGAAGCGATTCTTCCCGTTACCATTCGAAACTTGGAGGCGGAGAATCCGGTTCGCCACTATCAGATCAAAACCAACCCTGCAAATCAGGAAACTCTCGACAAACAGTTTGATAAACTCAAGGAGAAAGGAAAAGAGATCCTCAATTGGGCCACAGGAAAGGACGAGAAGGAAACACAGGGATCCACAAAACAATTTACGGGAAAAGAACTGATCTTAGGACCGAATCAGATCGCAGAGATCCGGAAGTATTTGAGAATTTTGGAATCTTTGGAACACAAGGATTCTCTTTTTGAACCTTCGAAGAATCCGCTTCCTGCGACGAACGAAATCAAACTGCAGTCAAAACACGGGACTCGCAGATTTGAAGTGGTCGGAATTCCCCTGAAAACTCCGGGTTTTCACATCGTGGAGATGAAATCGGACGTATTGGGGAATTCTTTTTTAGGAACCAATCAACCGTTTTATGTAAGAACCGGAGCGCTTGTTACCAATCTTTCTCTTCATTTTAAATGGGGTAAGGAATCTTCCTTAGTCTGGGTTACGAGGTTGAACGACGCAAAACCGGTGGCAAACGCGGATGTTCAGATTTACAATTGTAAAAATGAAAAAATTTTTTCGGGTAAAACAAACAGTTCGGGAACCTTGCTGATCCGCGGAATTCCATACAAGAACGATGTTCGTCGCTGTTCTTGGAAATCGTATGAAAACGGTTTGTTCCTGACCGCCGCTTTCGAAGACGACTTTACGTTCAGTCATACCAAATGGCAAAACGGAATTGAAAATTGGAGATTCAATCTTCCGGGAGATTACGAAAGTAGTTCCGTTTTGTTTCACCCGGTTTTGGACCGGACTTTGTTTCGTGCCGGAGAAACCCTTTCCATGAAAATCGTTTCCAGAGCCAAACGCTCTCTCGGATTTGAATTTCCCGCATCCAAGGAATTCCCGATGTATGCGAAGATCATTCATTCCGGAACCGAAAAAGAATATTCCATTCCTCTAAAATGGAATATGGAAGGAACAAGCTCCGCTCAATTTAAGATTCCCAAAGAAGCAAATCTCGGTGTTTATCAAATTGTATTAACCGAATTTTCCGGAACCGCAAACAGAAATGTGAATATCGGAGAATTTCGTTTGGAGGAATTCAGAGTTCCTTTGATGAAAGCAGATTTTCAAACGACGGGTTCGAACATCCGCCCTTCCAAGTTGGAAATCACAGGAAACATTCGTTATTTGTCAGGAGGGGGAGCGGGTAAAATTCCCGTTTTAGTGAGAACCAGAGTGGTTCCCGGTGGTGCCGTTTCTTTTGCCGATTATCCGGAATTCTACTTTAGCAATGGAAAGGTGAACAAAAAACAGGATGATTCCGAATGGGAAACACAGACCGCCCGAAGTTTTGTTAAAAACTCACTCGTGCTTGATTCAAGGGGATTTTTTGAAAGCACGGTCAAAAACATTCCGGAATCCGATTCTCCACAACGTTTGGAGGCGGAGTTGGAATACAGGGATCCAAACGGAGAAATTCAGAGCGCCTATCGCTCGTTTCCGATCTATCCTTCGGGATATCATATCGGTATCGCTCCCGAGAGTTGGGCTGCGACGCAGGACTCCGTCAAGTTCAAGGTGGCCGTTTTGGATCTGAACGGAAAGCCGGTTGAAGGTAAAAAAGTCATCGTTCAATCGTTTACAAAAAAATACTATTCGCATCGAAAACGTTTGGTCGGAGGCTTTTATAGTTACGAACATAAACCGGAAGTGAAAGAGCTGGGAGAATTTTGTTCCGGAAAAACAAATGATAAAGGATTTCTTTTTTGTTCGGGTGTCGTAAAGGAAACGGGAGAGGTTTTCTTCGAAGCCTCTCTTTCCGGAGAAAACGTAAAGGCAAATTCTTCGGTTTGGATCACGGGAAAAGAGGACATTTGGTTTGCAGCTGCGGATCACGATCGAATGGATTTGCTTCCGGAAAAGAAAGAATATCAGGCCGGAGAAAAAGCAAAATTCCAAATTAGAATGCCTTTTCGAGAAGCGACCGCGCTCGTGACAGTGGAACGAGAGGGAATTCTCACTTCGTTTATCAAACCGTTGAGCGGTAAAAATCCGATACTGGAAATTCCGATTGAAAACGCATACGCGCCTAACGTGTTTGTTTCCGTATTGGCGGTTCGAGGGCGCGTCGACACTCCTAAAGAAACCGCTCTTGTGGATTTGGCAAGACCGTCGTTTCGATTGGGTGTGGCCCAGATCCGGGTCGGCTGGAAACCATTCGAGATCCCGCTTCGAGTGGAAACGGATAAGGCGGTTTATGGAACCAGACAAAAAGCAAAAGTTAAAATTCAAATCGATCATCTTTCTTCTCAGGTAAAAAAGGATGCGAGGATTACGTTAGCCGCCGTCGATCAAGGCTTGTTGGAACTCAAATCGAACGATAGTTGGGATCTGCTCCGTGCGATGATGAAAGAAAGAGGAAACTCCGTTGAGACCTCAACGGCACAACTCCAAGTAATCGGACGCAGACATTTCGGATTGAAAAGTTTACCTCCGGGTGGCGGGGGAGGCGGCGCGACAACGAGAGAATTGTTTGATACTCTTTTGTATTGGAAAGCCGACTTAAAACCCGATGAAAACGGGAAGTTGGAGGTGGAGATTCCTCTCAATGATTCTTTGACATCGTTTCAAATCGTGGCGATTGTACATTCCGGAAAAGATAAATTCGGTTCCGCATCGACCCAGATCCAAACCACAAGAGACGTGCTTGTATATCCGAGTATCGCACCGTTTGCAAGAGAAAAGGATCTGACACAAAGCGGGCTTTCACTCAAGAATACGAGCAATCGTTCTCTCCAATTGGAAATCAGTCCTAAAACTTCTCCCGATCTCAAATTGGAATCCAAAAAAATCGAACTCGGTGCAGGGGAATCCAAGATCGTAAACTGGGAAATTTCCATTCCGACTCAGAAGAATGAAATCGTATATGAATTCAACACTCGGGAAATCGGCGGCGAATTTTCAGATACGGTTCGTTTTCGTCAAAAGGTGGGGGAGTCCGTTCCTGTAAGAGTGTTGCAATCCACCTTTGTTCAACTGGAAGACGGGAAGTTCAGCGTTCCTATCCAAGAAAATCAAGAAGCGATTGCGGGAAGCGGGAAATTGGAAGTCAGTCTAAAGTCCACTCTGACCGGCGGAGCGATTCTTTCGGCAAAGGATCATATGAATACGTATCCGTATTCTTGTTTGGAGCAAAAACTTTCCAAGGCGGTCTCTTCCGGAGCCACGAAAGAATGGGATCAGATTATGGCACATCTCGGCGCGTATTTGGATGGAGATGGTCTCTTGAAGTTCTTTCCTTCTTCTATCTATGGAAGCGAGATTTTAACCGCATATATTTTGATTCTTTCCTCGGAATCCGGTTTTGTCATACCCGATGCGGTGCGGGAAACGATGATCCAAGCATTGAATCGATACAGCAAAGATTTGATTTTTAGAAACAGTTACGTTTCCAATACGGACACAAAATTAAAAAAGATCATCGTATTGGATGCCTTGTCCCGATTTACTTCTCTTGGGGACGATAGTATTCGCGCGGTTCAAACGGATCCGAAAATTCTGCCCACTGACATTTTGATCAGTTTGAGAAATATCTATTCCAAATCGAATGCTTTTAAGAATCAGATTGCTGGGTTAGACGTCCTTCTTAAGTCCCGATTTAGAATCCAGGGAACTTCCTACAACTTTGCGGATGAGCCCGGGCTTTGGTGGCTTTTGTCTTCCGGTGACTCTACGGTAATGAGAACCATTTTATCCGTAGTCAAAGATCCTTCTTGGAAAGAGGATCTACCTCGGCTGATCCGAGGAGCGATCGCAAGACAATCCAAGGGGCATTGGGATATCACTACCGCAAACGCTCTGGGAATTTTAGCGTTTCAGAATTACTCCAAACAGTTTGAAAAAGATTCCGTGGAAGGAAACACGTTAGTCACTCTCGGAAACAACAGCAACACATTGGAGTGGAAGAATAAAAAAGATCCTCCTCCTATTTCGATTCCGATGCCAGGCTCCACACAAAATTTGGAATTTGTCCAAAATGGAAGTGGCAAACCGTATGCGGTGATTCATACAAAAGCCGCGCTGCCTTTAAAGGAAAAACTGGAAAGCGGAATGAGGCTTGATAAGGAAATCATAGACGAGTCCGGAAGCAGTAAATCTTCTTTTAGGGAAGGGGATTTGGTTCGAGTCCGATTGAAAATCAAAACCGAATCGGATCTTTCCTGGGTCGCGATCAAGGATCCGATTCCTGCGGGTGCGAGCATTTTGGGTTCCGGACTTGGAAACGATTCCCGTTCCGGATCAGAGTTGGTGAAAGACGACAACTGGTGGTCCTCGCCGACTTTTATAGAAAGAAAATGGGAAGGATACACCGCATACTTTGAATATCTTCCTGCGGGAACGGTCACCTTAGAATACGTTTATCGAATCAATCATGCGGGCAGGTTTGTTCTTCCTCAGACTCGCGTTGAGGCGATGTATCTTCCCGATCAGTTTGCGGAAGTTCCCAATCCCGATCAATCTGTCACGAAGGAGTAATTTTGTTTTTAAAAAATAATATACTGATTATTTTTTGTATCAGTATATTATTGTATTCTGATTCCTTAATTTCCCAGGAAGATCGCGTCATTCCTTCTTATTCGGAAATACGAAATGGATATTCGCCTTCCGATGGAATCATCGTGGATCTTTACGGAAGATTTTTACAGACGATCCGTTTGGATAAGAAGGAAAGAAAACTCGTCTGGACGGAAGAATCGGAAATTCCGGAAACATTACTTCTTTCTCTTTTGATCCAGGAGGACAAGCGATTCTTCGAACATTCTGGGGTGGATTCCTATGCGGTTTTAGGCGCGGTTCGAGATCGGGTTCTTGGAGTTTCCAAACGGGGAGCCAGCACTTTGTCTATGCAGTTGGCCGGGATTTTTCTTAAGACCACGCCGGGCAAACGAAGTTTCTTCGATAAATGGGAACAGATGTCCTATGCTCGACAACTCGAAAAGACCTGGAAGAAAACGGAGATCATTGTCGCGTATCTCAATCTCGCACAGTTTCGGGGAGAATTGAGAGGGCTTCGTGCGGTCAGCAGAGGGCTTTTTCAAAAGGAACCCTCCGCGTTGAGCGACACCGAATCCATTCTTCTTGTTTCTTTGCTACCGTTTCCGCACGCGGGTCCAGAATTCTTAAGCAAACGAAGTTGTGCCCTGGCTAAAAAAATAGACAAGGCTGATCTTTGCGGTTCTTTTTTTTCAACTGCCGAGATCGCAACCTCCAAACCGACTGGGTTGCCTTCTTTTGGGGGAATCGCGTATCACTTTGCCCAAAAAGTTTTTAAGGACAACGAAACTCGTTCGGAAAAAAACGGAAGATGGAAAACCACTTTGGACTTTGATCTTCAGTCGAAAATTACGGAACTTTCTAAAAACATTCTCGAAGGATTGAAACATCAAAACGTCGCCGAGACCGGCATTCTCGTTTTGGACAATTCATCTGGGGCGGTTCTTGCTTATGTGGGAAATCTTCCGAATACTCGTTCTTTTTATGTGGATGCGATTTCTTCTAAAAGACAAGCGGGATCCACGTTGAAACCGTTTTTATACGCTCTTGCGTTTGAAAAGAGGATTCTCAAGCCAAGTTCGATTTTGGAAGACTCTCCGGCGGAATGGAATGCGGTTTCCGGAATTTACAGACCTTCCAATTACAGTAATGTCTATCACGGAAAAGTTCAGGCAAAGTATGCGTTGGCTTCTTCTTTGAACATTCCGGCAATTCACGTTTTGGATCTGGTAGGAGTTCCGGATTTTGTCCAAAAATTGAAGGAACTCGGGATTTTAGGATTAAAACGGGCTGATTTTTACGGAGTTTCTTTGGCTTTGGGCACCGCGGACGTAACTTTATTAGAACTTACGAATGCGTATCGAACTCTTGCAAACGGAGGAATCTATTCCGAAACTACCCTGGATCCATTCAAAGCAAGACAGGTTCTTTCAGAAAGCCTTCAAGAAGGATCATCTTTGGCCCGCGTTTATTCACGGGATTCCGCAGACACGTTATCCGAAATCCTTTCCAATCGGGAATATCGTTCTCTCTCTTTCGGTTTAAACAATCACTTGAGTACGAGATTTTTTAGTGCGGCCAAAACGGGAACTTCTCAAGATATGCGTGACAACTGGTGTATTGGATATTCAAAAAAATACACGGTCGGTGTTTGGGTGGGGAATATGAACGGAAGTCCGATGTGGGATGTCAGTGGTGTGACCGGTGCGGCTCCGATTTGGAATGCAGTAATGAATCTTTTACAAGAACGGGAATCTAACTCCTGGAATCCAATCTTGGAAATACAGAACGAAGTTCCGAAGAGCAGGATCGCAAATCCTTCATCCAATCCAAAAATTCTCGTTCCCGGAAATGAGACCATCTTTGCGCTGGATCCCGATATTCCTAAAGGAAGACAGAGACTGCGCTTTTCTGCTTCCAGTTTTGAATCCGGTTTTCGATGGATCTTAAACGGAAACACTT comes from the Leptospira sp. WS92.C1 genome and includes:
- a CDS encoding alpha-2-macroglobulin, which produces MRSFCFIIFILFAGSLSAQVQIEFNPTGEVKRPSQIRARFSESMIPLGNPKFSLYPFEIRCPVKGTERWVDDKNWVLEFHSPLPGGVECSFETKKIKSISGNSPKEGERFSFYTGGPEMESSSPYAGGVIDEEQIFVLDLDSEVDLSSASDHLYFVAEGIREKIGFSIVSDQSLEKKILKASYREEIKSPTTILLKPDQKFPSGKKVYLILEQGLKSKSGIVRSSTRKIEYTVRKPFLAEFSCSRVNAKAACIPSLPFYVTFTAPVAVETLKKIQLQTADGKLIPAKVNSEDGNYNYGVSFPAPIQPKSKFQVLLPSAIKDDAERSLSNQSSFPLSVSTEDYPPLLKFSAKFGILERFPEAILPVTIRNLEAENPVRHYQIKTNPANQETLDKQFDKLKEKGKEILNWATGKDEKETQGSTKQFTGKELILGPNQIAEIRKYLRILESLEHKDSLFEPSKNPLPATNEIKLQSKHGTRRFEVVGIPLKTPGFHIVEMKSDVLGNSFLGTNQPFYVRTGALVTNLSLHFKWGKESSLVWVTRLNDAKPVANADVQIYNCKNEKIFSGKTNSSGTLLIRGIPYKNDVRRCSWKSYENGLFLTAAFEDDFTFSHTKWQNGIENWRFNLPGDYESSSVLFHPVLDRTLFRAGETLSMKIVSRAKRSLGFEFPASKEFPMYAKIIHSGTEKEYSIPLKWNMEGTSSAQFKIPKEANLGVYQIVLTEFSGTANRNVNIGEFRLEEFRVPLMKADFQTTGSNIRPSKLEITGNIRYLSGGGAGKIPVLVRTRVVPGGAVSFADYPEFYFSNGKVNKKQDDSEWETQTARSFVKNSLVLDSRGFFESTVKNIPESDSPQRLEAELEYRDPNGEIQSAYRSFPIYPSGYHIGIAPESWAATQDSVKFKVAVLDLNGKPVEGKKVIVQSFTKKYYSHRKRLVGGFYSYEHKPEVKELGEFCSGKTNDKGFLFCSGVVKETGEVFFEASLSGENVKANSSVWITGKEDIWFAAADHDRMDLLPEKKEYQAGEKAKFQIRMPFREATALVTVEREGILTSFIKPLSGKNPILEIPIENAYAPNVFVSVLAVRGRVDTPKETALVDLARPSFRLGVAQIRVGWKPFEIPLRVETDKAVYGTRQKAKVKIQIDHLSSQVKKDARITLAAVDQGLLELKSNDSWDLLRAMMKERGNSVETSTAQLQVIGRRHFGLKSLPPGGGGGGATTRELFDTLLYWKADLKPDENGKLEVEIPLNDSLTSFQIVAIVHSGKDKFGSASTQIQTTRDVLVYPSIAPFAREKDLTQSGLSLKNTSNRSLQLEISPKTSPDLKLESKKIELGAGESKIVNWEISIPTQKNEIVYEFNTREIGGEFSDTVRFRQKVGESVPVRVLQSTFVQLEDGKFSVPIQENQEAIAGSGKLEVSLKSTLTGGAILSAKDHMNTYPYSCLEQKLSKAVSSGATKEWDQIMAHLGAYLDGDGLLKFFPSSIYGSEILTAYILILSSESGFVIPDAVRETMIQALNRYSKDLIFRNSYVSNTDTKLKKIIVLDALSRFTSLGDDSIRAVQTDPKILPTDILISLRNIYSKSNAFKNQIAGLDVLLKSRFRIQGTSYNFADEPGLWWLLSSGDSTVMRTILSVVKDPSWKEDLPRLIRGAIARQSKGHWDITTANALGILAFQNYSKQFEKDSVEGNTLVTLGNNSNTLEWKNKKDPPPISIPMPGSTQNLEFVQNGSGKPYAVIHTKAALPLKEKLESGMRLDKEIIDESGSSKSSFREGDLVRVRLKIKTESDLSWVAIKDPIPAGASILGSGLGNDSRSGSELVKDDNWWSSPTFIERKWEGYTAYFEYLPAGTVTLEYVYRINHAGRFVLPQTRVEAMYLPDQFAEVPNPDQSVTKE
- the pbpC gene encoding penicillin-binding protein 1C, with translation MFLKNNILIIFCISILLYSDSLISQEDRVIPSYSEIRNGYSPSDGIIVDLYGRFLQTIRLDKKERKLVWTEESEIPETLLLSLLIQEDKRFFEHSGVDSYAVLGAVRDRVLGVSKRGASTLSMQLAGIFLKTTPGKRSFFDKWEQMSYARQLEKTWKKTEIIVAYLNLAQFRGELRGLRAVSRGLFQKEPSALSDTESILLVSLLPFPHAGPEFLSKRSCALAKKIDKADLCGSFFSTAEIATSKPTGLPSFGGIAYHFAQKVFKDNETRSEKNGRWKTTLDFDLQSKITELSKNILEGLKHQNVAETGILVLDNSSGAVLAYVGNLPNTRSFYVDAISSKRQAGSTLKPFLYALAFEKRILKPSSILEDSPAEWNAVSGIYRPSNYSNVYHGKVQAKYALASSLNIPAIHVLDLVGVPDFVQKLKELGILGLKRADFYGVSLALGTADVTLLELTNAYRTLANGGIYSETTLDPFKARQVLSESLQEGSSLARVYSRDSADTLSEILSNREYRSLSFGLNNHLSTRFFSAAKTGTSQDMRDNWCIGYSKKYTVGVWVGNMNGSPMWDVSGVTGAAPIWNAVMNLLQERESNSWNPILEIQNEVPKSRIANPSSNPKILVPGNETIFALDPDIPKGRQRLRFSASSFESGFRWILNGNTLGELKDKEWFWKPEKGFYILSLQDQNGKMIDSVVFEVR
- a CDS encoding HIT family protein, which codes for MLDCPICQIHHSGENVEILAHFGAFAVRHSEKEKRLKGYLYIEPILHWTSYQDWTTGSFVDFGNALQFATERIYQDHSPLKIYTVTVSEMIPHIHFHLIPRYTEELKGVDYIRLALQGKLPDSSYIRDL
- a CDS encoding TldD/PmbA family protein, with the protein product MHTDKAHLILEAGLSRKADFVEIFEEETRSSSVSLRDRKIEQSFAGIDYGIGIRLIYGTDVLYAHTNNEDSEHLISLIDLLADSRGAAKGAGQAFVLRGDIKTPNFPANIRDPRKVTPDEKLELLFRADQTARGTSSNIVQVSASASDSVSKIGIYNSEGLALEDLRVRSRFSINVAAEKEGERFVASENPGAKKGFEFFSNLPIEQLSKTAAERALLMLSAGYIQGKKMPVVMGNGFGGVIFHEACGHPLETEAIRKKSSPFVGKLGETIGQSCLTAIDDGTIPDSWGSISVDDEGSAPQKTVLIENGVLKNYLSDRIGAEEVGVPKTGSARRESYMYAPVSRMRNTYIAAGTDSFESMLAGVEYGLFAKKMGGGSVNPSTGEFNFSVEEGYVIRNGKIAEPVRGATLIGKGDEILPKISMVGNDLELAAGMCGAASGSVPVTVGQPSLKVDEILVGGRS
- a CDS encoding TldD/PmbA family protein: MNLDQSVEYVLDECKRKGLGQFDLVGAESKDVGIELFKKRVSNTELSNSRGIGIRLIQNGKPGYSYSEKLSQEALSQMVEDAIAQAKISDVLDIDLPGPSKLPEIPIRSYEESLESLGFEWLKSTGEKLDDLAWSVGDKIENVPYSYAGKTWSRFILANSNGLYHSEKSNLISAGVALVATDGKSKKMGGYTRSGLDVEKIQPEFIVSTATERSLALLGAEPVKSGTYPVVLSNRISPQIFGMFSSPFSADSVQKGLSRLEGKVGSQIASSNWNVFCDPHVIDYPGSRLLDAEGILTKKKSIIQDGVLQTYLYNLESAKKAGVTPTGNAVRSYGGRVGTSFHNYVVPKGNDSLEELLARYPECIYILKLEGGSGCSAVSGEISIGVQGFYYKNGKPVHPVDRITMNLNFFDLLFRIEGISNEYNDSYSSIKIPDILIREASIAG